The Thermoanaerobaculia bacterium genome includes a region encoding these proteins:
- a CDS encoding amidohydrolase family protein, translating to MKTTRVACAAAILSLVGAFAAAESGKADLVLFHGKIFTSDAVHPYVQALAIRGERIIATGDSAEIEALAGPQTREIDLGGRTVIPGINDAHNHLEVFPADTVELPFKTLDPSWPDVREALAAAVVKARRGAPLLAYIGPTVFTDRDAARDSLDKLAGDHPVFLASVTGHAYILNSRALAIPKTESVLTIVGGKVVYDGKALSAGSVQPRETNP from the coding sequence ATGAAAACGACGCGAGTGGCATGTGCCGCCGCGATCCTGAGCCTGGTCGGCGCATTCGCAGCGGCTGAATCGGGGAAGGCGGACCTGGTCCTGTTCCACGGAAAGATCTTCACGAGCGATGCCGTGCATCCTTACGTTCAGGCACTGGCGATCCGTGGAGAGCGGATCATCGCGACCGGCGATTCTGCGGAGATCGAAGCGCTCGCCGGTCCGCAAACCCGGGAGATCGACCTCGGCGGGCGGACCGTGATTCCGGGAATCAACGACGCCCACAACCACCTGGAAGTGTTTCCTGCGGATACGGTTGAACTGCCATTCAAGACCCTCGACCCCTCGTGGCCCGATGTGAGAGAGGCCCTTGCCGCCGCAGTCGTGAAGGCGCGTCGAGGAGCTCCTCTTCTCGCGTACATCGGTCCGACGGTCTTCACCGATCGCGACGCGGCGCGCGATTCACTGGACAAGCTCGCCGGCGATCATCCGGTCTTTCTCGCGAGTGTTACGGGACACGCCTACATCTTGAACAGCCGCGCACTCGCCATTCCGAAGACGGAGTCCGTGCTGACCATCGTCGGCGGGAAAGTCGTCTATGACGGAAAGGCGCTGTCGGCTGGAAGCGTCCAGCCGCGGGAGACAAACCCATGA